A stretch of DNA from Leucobacter luti:
GTCCGAAGTCGTCCCGAAGCCGGTTGCACACCGGGCCGCCGCACTCTTACGCCGACTGCGCGACGCAGACCTGATGCAGCCTGGACGACCAGAAGCTCTCACGACGTTCCAGGACTTCGTCCCACTGATCCGCGCGTCCGCCGACTCCGGCTTCGCTCGGGCCGCCGCGCCGTGGACGATCGAGGTGCGCCACTTGGCCAGCTCGGGCGCCCCGAAATACGCCGCCGCACAGCATCTCGGGTACTCTGAGCGCCAGCTGCAACGCCGCATGCTCGACCACTTTGGATATGGGTACACCGCACTGCGCCGGGTGCTCCGCGCCGAGCGCAGCCAGCAGTTCCTGCGGTCCCATCTGAACCCGATCGCTGCAGCTCGTCTGGCCGGCTACAGCGATCAGTCACATCTCACACGAGAGTTTCGCGTGCTCGTCGGGACGACACCCGCTCAGTTTGCTGCCGCTGCTTCCGCCGCTGCTGGCAGAGCCGCGTATACATCGATGGAATTGCCGTCCGGATCCAGCACTGTGGAATAGCGCTGTCCCCACGGCGCATCCCACGGAGCAGTGTGAGCCGCCTGGGGATTCTTGGCGACGATCGCGGCGTACGTTCGATCCACGTCCGCTGGCGATTCCGCTTCAACGGCAAAGCCGATCCGCCCTTCACCCCGTGGGAGTTCAAACCCAGGCTTGAAGCCCTGGATCGTGGAGACGGGATCCCAAGCAAGTGTCACGCCACCGCCGAGGGCAACCTCAACGTGCGGAGCGTCGTCGAGCCCCGTCGGGATGTCCAGCCCGAGCTGGCGATAGAAGCTCAGCGATGCGCCGAGATCGTTCGTGGCGATACCAATGAAGTTAAATGCGAGTGTCATGTACGTAGCGTACGACGCCAGTTACCGCATCCGCTTGAACGTTTCGGACAGATCCACGGCGCCTCACGACACCGTTAGATCTGACCGACAGGTTCGCGCTTCTCGGCCTGGAACGCATCTTCACGCCGACCGTATGCCCAGTACGGAGAGAGCGAAAGCTGCGCTCGCTCGATTCCGCGCTCTTCGGTGAAGTAAGGCCGCAGCAGTTTCATCGCACCGCGCTCACCGTGCACGAACACCTGCGCACGGCCGGGCCCCCATTCTGCACCCCGGACCGCATCCACGAGCACAGAGGATGTGCCAGCCTCATCGGCGCCACGGAACAGCCAGCGCAGTTCAACACCATCAGGAACCCGCAGCTCAAGCCGGTCCGTCTCGCTCCCGACCTCGATCAACGCCACCCCGCGAGCATCACTGGGCATCGCCTCAAGCGCCGACGCAATCGCGGGGAGTGCGGATTCATCGCCGGCGAGCAGGTGCCAGTCTGCTGTGGGATCGGGAGCATAACCTCCGCCAATTCCGCGCAGCACCACGGAGTCACCGATTTCGGCGCGCTCCGCCCAGGGACCCGCGATTCCGTCGGATCCGTGCGTCACGAATTCGATCCACAGCTCACTTCTCACCGTGTCGATCCGCCGCACCGTGTAGGTGCGAGTGGACGGCAACTGCTCGGGTGGCAGCGCAGCGCGCAGCGCGTCCAGATCGTAGGGTGGCGTCAACTGAGACCCCGGCGGGGTGAACAGCATCTTGCTATAGGCGTCGGTGTGCGGAGTGGCTTCGAGCGCCGCGAAGCCGGGGCCGCCAGCGACGATGCGAACAAGGTGGGGGCTCAGCTGAATGCGTTCTCGCACCTCGAGCACGATCTGTGGGCGAACGGGGCGAACAGGACGGCCAGAGCCGGCTCCCTGCGGTGCGGGCATCACAAACCTCAATCATCAGACGAATTACGACTGCTGCCAGCCTGACACAAAGCTGGGCGACCCGCTAGCCACCCACTTGCCGGCCGCGGCTCGTGCGGAGTGAATCAACACCAAATATTCGTAGATACGTTCGAATATTCAGCTTGCGGGCCATAAGATGGTCTGGTGACCACGAACAGCCCCACCCCGATCCGTTCCTCCGCCGCACACGCACACATCAGCGTGCAGGGAGCGCGGGTGCACAACTTGCGCAACGTCGATCTGGCGATCCCGCGAGACTCCATGGTCGTCTTCACCGGCCTGTCCGGGAGCGGCAAGTCGAGTCTTGCGTTCGACACCATCTTTGCCGAGGGACAGCGCCGCTACGTTGAGTCACTGAGTGCCTACGCGCGCCAGTTCCTGGGACAGGTCGATCGCCCAGACGTCGACTTCATCGAGGGACTGAGCCCAGCAGTGTCGATCGACCAGAAGTCGACGAACCGCAACCCGCGCTCGACCGTTGGCACAATCACTGAGATCTATGATTACATGCGCCTGCTCTGGGCCCGCATCGGTGTGCCCCACTGTGCGATCTGCGGCGAACGGATTGCGTCTCAGACCGTGCAGCAGATTGCAGATCAGCTCATGGAGCTCGAAGAGCGCACCCGGTTCCAAGTCCTCGCGCCGGTCGTGAGCAAGAAGAAGGGCGAGTTCGTCGACCTCTTCCAGGAGCTTGCTGCGAGCGGATACTCACGCGCGCACGTCGACGGTGAACTGATCCAGCTCTCGGATCCCCCCAAGCTCAAGAAGCAGATCAAGCACGACATCTCCGTGGTCATCGACCGGCTCGTTGCGGGGCCAGACGTCCTCGGCCGTCTCACCGACTCGCTGGAGACCGCTTTGCGGCTCTCCGGTGGCCTCGTCACCGTTGACTTTGTCGATCGCGACGAGAAGGCTGATGATCGCACTCAGCTCTTTTCCGAGCACCTCTCGTGCCCAAATCAACACCCTGTGCAGCTCACGGAGATTGAGCCGCGCACCTTCTCCTTCAACGCACCGTTTGGCGCCTGCCCCACGTGCTCTGGCCTCGGCACGAGCATGTCCGTTGACGAGGATCTGGTGCTGGGTGATCCGCAGCTCTCGATTTCAGAGGGTGTCATCATTCCGTGGACCAGCCAGGGCAAGAGCCTCTACCAGTACTACGAGAAACTGCTCATCGGCCTGTCAGACGACCTGAATTTCTCCCTGAAGACCCCCTGGAGCAAACTGGGGGAAGACGTGCGCGAGGCCGTGCTCTACGGCAACAACTTCAAGGTCAACGTCAGGTGGAAGAACCGATTCGGTCGAGAGGTCAAGTACTCGTCTGGTTTTGAAGGCGTCATTCCCTTCATCGAGCGGCAGTACGCCGAGGCCGAGTCCGACACGAAGCGCGATCGCTGGTCCGAGTTCCTTCGCGAAGTGCCGTGCCACGCATGCCAGGGCCAGCGGCTCAAGCCCGAAGTGCTCGCGGTCACCGTCAATTCAGAATCTATCGCGGCCGTGGGGGAGTTCAGCCTCCTCAACGCCAAGCGCTTCTTCGATGAGGTGTCACTCACCGAGCGGGAGGCAAAGATCGCGGCTCAGGTGCTGCGTGAAATCCGGCTCCGCTTCGATTTCTTGATCGAGGTGGGCCTCGGATACCTCACACTGGCACGTGCAGCGGGCACGCTATCGGGCGGCGAAGCGCAGCGCATCCGGCTCGCAACGCAGATCGGATCCGGGCTCACCGGGGTGCTCTACGTGCTCGATGAGCCATCGATCGGACTGCATCAGCGCGACAATCGTCGTCTGATCGAGACGCTGATCAAGTTGCGAGATCTCGGCAACACCCTCATCGTGGTTGAGCACGATGAGGAGACCATCGAGGCCGCTGACTGGATCGTTGATATCGGGCCCGGTGCTGGCGTCGAGGGTGGCACCGTGGTGCACTCCGGACTGTATGCCGACCTGATCTCGAACACGGAGTCCATCACCGGTGACTACCTTGCTGGAAGGCGGAGTATCGAGACACCGAAGAAGCGCCGCAAACGCGACCGCAAACGGGAGCTCAAGGTGGTCGGCGCGCGCTCCAACAACCTGCAGAACGTCGACGCCGTGTTCCCGCTCGGGATCATGACTGCGGTCACAGGAGTCTCCGGCTCAGGGAAGTCGACGCTCGTGAACGACATTCTCTACCGTGTGCTCGCCAACCAGCTCAACGGTGCGCGGCTCGTGCCAGGGAAGCACACCCGCGTCACTGGACTTGAGCACCTCGACAAGGTGGTGCACGTCGACCAAGCGCCGATTGGCCGCACGCCACGGTCCAACCCCGCCACCTACACCGGGGTATTCGACAAGATCCGCAATCTCTTCTCCGAAACCCCTGAAGCGAAGACTCGGGGCTATCTCCCCGGCCGTTTCAGCTTCAACGTCAAGGGCGGCCGTTGTGAGGCATGCTCGGGCGATGGCACGCTCAAGATCGAGATGAACTTCCTGCCTGACGTCTACGTCGCGTGTGAGGTCTGTGGGGGCTCCCGCTACAACCGCGAAACGCTGCAGGTGCACTACAAGGGCAAGAACATCTCCGAGGTGCTGGATATGCCGATCGCTGAGGCAGAGGAGTTCTTCGCCCCAATTTCGAGCATTCACCGTTACATGAAGACGCTGGTCGATGTCGGGCTCGGATACGTCCGTCTCGGGCAAAGCGCCACGACGCTCTCCGGTGGCGAGGCGCAGCGCGTCAAGCTCGCCACCGAACTTCAGAAGCGCTCGAATGGCCGCAGCATCTACGTGCTCGATGAGCCGACAACCGGCCTCCACTTCGAGGACGTGCGCAAGCTTCTCCTCGTGCTCAATGGCCTGGTCGACAAGGGCAACACGGTCATCACGATCGAGCACAATCTCGATGTGATCCGTAGCGCAGACTGGGTCATCGATCTCGGCCCTGAGGGGGGATCCGGCGGGGGAACGATTCTCGCTGAGGGCACCCCCGAACAGCTCGCAAAGCACCCTGACAGCTTTACCGGTCAGTTCCTGTCCGAGGTACTGGGCGGCTGGGCCGCGAAGTCTGCTCGTGCGCTGGAGGCGAGCGCGAAGGAGAGCGCTTGATCCAGGAATCTGGCGGCACAGGAGAAGCTGCGCCAGGAGACGTGGGAGCCACCACGGTGAGCTCGGCAGTCTCCGGAGCGTTGCCTGATTCTCGCGCTGTGTTCCGTCCGGCCCAGGGTGAGATTCCCACAGCGCCAGGCGTGTACCGCTTTAGCGACAAGTACGGCCGGGTGCTGTACATCGGCAAGGCGAAGAATTTGCGCGCGCGGCTCGCCAACTATTTCCAGCCGATGCACTCGCTGATGCCGCGGACCCGCCGCATGGTGACGCTCGCGGCCAAGCTCGACTGGACCGTTGTCGCGACCGACACCGAATCGCTTGTGCTGGAGCATACGTGGATCACGGAGTTTAAGCCCCCCTTCAACGTCCAGTTCAAAGACGACAAGACCTACCCCTATCTCGCAGTTACCTTGCGGGAAGAGTCGCCACGACTCATCATTACGCGGAACGAGAAGATTCGCGGTGCCCGCTATTTCGGCCCGTATCCGAAAGTGTGGGCGCTGCGCGAGACCACGTCGCTGCTGCAGCAGGCGTTCCCTATTCGCACCTGCAATGACGCCGACTATAAGCGCGCAATGTCGAGTGGGAAGCCCTGTCTTGCAGGCCAAATCGGACGCTGCCACGGCCCCTGCTCCCAGCTCATTTCGATCGAGGATCACCGCACGCGGGCTGAAGAACTCGTCGCGTTTCTTGCCGGGGGAGATTCCAGTCAATTGCGCACACTGCAGCGCGAGATGCGAGACGCCGCCGCAGAGCAGCGCTACGAGGACGCGGCGCGGTTGCGAGATCAGGTGCAAGCTGTCGAGCATGTCTTGGAGAAGAACGCGGTGGTGCTCGGCCACGACGTCAACCTTGACGTGTTCGGGCTCCGGGCCGATGAGCTTGCGGCCGCCGCACACCAGTTCATCATCCGCGGAGGCAGGATTCGCGGCGAGCGAAGCTGGATCGTTGACGTCGAACTCGATGATTCGCCAGGCACGCTGTTGGAGCAGGTGATCCAGTCCGCGTATGAGGGAGACCGAGAGCCACCGCCCGAAATCCTTGTTCCGCTCCTGCCTGAGGGGGATCACGCGCTCGAAGAAGCCCTCAGCGCACGCCGGCCCCGGCGCGGTCGCGTCCGGGTGCGCGTGCCCGAACGGGGCGACAAAGCGCAGCTCATGGAGCGCGCTGTGCTCAACGCCGGCGAGCACTTGATCAGGTACAAGATGAAGCGCGCGGCGGATCTCACAGCGCGCACCGACGCGCTCGCGGAACTCCAGCGTGCGCTCGATATGACTGAGGCCCCACTGCGGATTGAGTGCATCGACGTCTCGCACCTGCAGGGCACCGGCGTGGTGGCATCACTCGTGGTGTTCGAAGATGGGCTCCCCGCGAAGGGTGCCTATCGCAAGTACCGCATTGAGGAAACGACCGACGATACGGATTCTATTTTCCAGGTCGTCTCGCGCCGCGCAGCCCAGCTCAATCTTGCGAAAGAGACTGGGGAACAGCCCAGTGGCATCTATCGTGACCGGCCACAGCTGTTGATCGTCGACGGCGGCGAGCCACAGGTCAAGGCAGCAGCACGCGCCCTCGCGGCGGCCGGAATCACAGACATCGCCCTGTGCGGTGTTGCCAAACGACTCGAGGAACTCTGGCTGCCAGGCGATCCGTTCCCCGTTATCTTGCCGCGCACCAGCGAGGCGCTGTTTCTCGTGCAGCGCGTCCGTGACGAAGCCCACCGCTTCGCCATCACGTTCCAGCGCCAGCGGAGAAGCACCTCAATTGCCAGCAGACTCTCCGAGGTGCCTGGCTTGGGGCCGAAGCGCGTACAGGGGTTGCTCCGGCATTTCGGATCCGTGACGCGACTCCGCTCAGCCTCGGTTGCGGAGCTCTCCGCGGCTCCCGGGATGGGGCCCAAACTCGCTGAACAGGTCCTCGCACACCTCGGTGCGCCTGAGCAGGGGGAGACGGTGCCAGATCCCGGCTCTGACCCAGAGATTCCCGATCTGCCCGGCGACGCGCCTGACGCTAAGCTGGACACAGCGGCCGATGCGGCGCAAGGCGAGGAGGATGGCCAATGAACGAAGTGGTGTCCACACAGGAGATCCTCATCGTGACGGGGATGTCGGGGGCCGGTCGCAGTACCGTCGCCAACACTCTCGAGGATTTGGGGTGGTACGTCGTTGATAATCTGCCACTGTCGATGTTGAAGACGCTCGCAGATATGGCAGACCGTTCAGGGGGCGCGCTCCCGAAAATCGCAGCCGTGGTCGATGTGCGCGGTCGCGACCTGTTCGCGGATATCCAGCACACGGTGACCGAGCTGCGTGAAAGTGCCACCGTTCGCGTCGTGTTTCTCGACGCCACCGATGAGATTCTCGTGCGCCGCTACGAATCGGTGCGCCGTCCGCATCCATTCCAGGCTGAGGCTGGCAGCCTCCTCGAGGGCATCCGGCTTGAGCGGGACCGGCTCCAAGAGTTGCGTGCGTCAAGCGATGTCGTGATCGACACGTCACGCTACAACGTCCACAATCTCTCCACTGCCACACGTGAGCTCTTCTCGGACGACAACACGCCCGGGCTGCAGTTGTCAGTCCTGAGCTTCGGCTTTAAGTACGGTGCTCCGACGGACGTGGATCTTATGGTCGACATGCGTTTCCTTCCCAACCCCTTCTGGGAGCCAGAACTCCGCGCCCTGACCGGAGTTGACACTGAAGTCAAGGATTATGTGTTGAGCCGCGAAGGTGCGGCCGAATTCCTCGATCACTATGTCGCAGCCCTGACGCCAGTGCTCGCCGGCTTCCAGCGTGAGAATAAACGACACGCCTCACTCGCGGTAGGATGCACAGGCGGCAAACATCGTTCTGTCGCCACCGCACGCGAGCTCGCTGATCGACTCGCTGGCCTTCCTGGCGTAAGTGTGAGTCTGCGCCACCGCGACCTCGGTCGCGAGTAATCTGCAGCGCTGCCAAGCCGCTTCGTCGTTTTTTATTCCTGATATCTGAGAGGACCCATTCGTGCTGTCGACCCTTGAGGTGAAGAGTGAGCTCGTACGTTTCCCGGTGCAGCGCACCGGAGAGCGTATTGCTGAGGTCGCGACGATCCTCCGCTTGGCCGGCGGGCTGCACACCATCTCCGGGCGCATTGCGCTCGAAGCTGAGCTGCACACCCCGCAAATTGTGCAGCGCGTCCGCAAAGATCTTGCCGAACTCTACGGTGTCCGATCCGAAGCGAAGCAGCTCCCGCCCTCCAGCACGCGCCCAGGCGCGCCCCAGTTCCTTGTCCGCGTGATCGATGGTGAAACCCTCGCTCGGCAACTCGGACTGCTTGATCCTCGTCGTCGCCAGATTCGTGGCCTCCCGAACCGTCTCACCACAGGCGCGCAGCCGGAGCTCGCGGCCGTGTGGCGCGGTGCGTTCTTGGCCCGCGGAGGGCTCACAGCCCCCGGCCGCTCCGCCAGCCTCGAGATCGTCTGCCCGAGCAACGAGGTCGCTATGGCACTCGTCGGAGCAGCGAGCCGGATTGGCGTCGACGCGAAGAGCCGTGAGATTCGGGGCCAGAACAAAGTCCTGATCCGTGATGGTGAAGCCATCGGCGAGATGCTGGGTGCCATGGGTGCCGAGCAGGCGCGCACCAGTTGGGATGAGCTTCGCCGCGCACGTGAGACCCGCGCTACGGCAAACCGCCTCGTCAACTTCGATGACGCGAATTTGCGCCGTTCAGCGCAGGCCTCTGTGGCTGCGTGCGCTCGCGTGGAACGCGCACTTGAGATCCTCGGCGACGACATCCCGGAGCACCTCAAGTATGCGGGCGAGCTTCGCCTTGCTCACCGTGAAGCCAGTCTTGATGATCTGGGGGCGCGTGCTGAGCCGGTGCTCACCAAGGACGCGATTGCCGGACGTATTCGGCGCCTCCTTGCCATGGCGGATAAGGAAGCCACCACCCGCGGGATTCCGGGTACCGAGGCGAGTCTGCCGGAGGAGCTCGACCGCATGTAGCGCGCTGGACTGGGGGCTGGGCAATGCTCAGCACCCAGTTCGTAAATCGAGCCCCGCGTGCATTCGGCCTTCGTGCGACCCGCGCCTCGGGGTGGGGAGCTGCTGCGCGCGACGCAAATTATGCGCCCAGCGGATTCGCTCGCGCCGTCAAGCGGCGCGTCGCTAGACTGAGATTGACCACTGATGATCGTAGAGATTGGAGCGCCTCATGGCCGCCTATTCACTTCCTGAACTTCCGTACGATTACGCAGCTCTCGAGCCGCACATCAGCGGCAAGATCATGCAGCTGCACCATGACAAGCACCACCAGGCATATGTCACGGGCGCAAACACTGCGCTTGACCAGCTCGCAGAGGCGCGTGACTCCGAGAACCTTACTGCGGTGAACAAGCTCGAAAAGGATCTCGCATTCAACCTTGGCGGACACGTCAACCACACCATTTTCTGGAACAACTTGTCGCCCGAGGGCGGCGAGCGTCCCGAGGGCGAGCTCGCATCCGCGATCGATGAGTACTTCGGCAGCTTCGAGAAGTTCCAGGCGCACTTCACCGCAACAGCTCTTGGGGTCCAGGGCTCCGGCTGGGCTGTTCTTGCGTGGGATTCACTCGGTCAGCGCCCCAACATCGTGCAGCTGTTCGATCAGCAGGGCAACCTTCCTGCCGGCACCACACCGCTCCTCATGCTCGATGTGTGGGAGCACGCGTACTACCTCGACTATCTCAATGTGCGCGCGGACTACGTGAAGGCGTTCTGGAATATCGCGAACTGGCAGGATGTCGCGAAGCGCTTTGAGGCAGCTCGTACTCAGACGCCCGGCCTGATCTAGTTCACGACTGAGGAGCCCGCCGCACACATGCGCACCATCGAATCCCTGGGGTCACTCTCAGACCGGACGATCATCGTTCGCTGCGACCTGAACGTTCCACTCGCCGACGGCGTGATCACCGATGACGGGCGCATCCGCGCTTCGCTCACCACCATCCGCGAACTCCGCGATGCTGGCGCGAAGGTCGTCCTCATCAGCCATCTGGGCCGCCCGAAGGGAGAGCCGGAGGCGCAGTTCTCGCTGCGTCCTGTGGCTACTCGCATGGCGGAACTGCTCGGCGCTCCCGTGCAGTTTGTTGGGGAGACCGTGGGGACTGAGGCGAGTGCGGCAGTCGCGGCCTTGAGCCCGGGGGATGTCGTCCTGCTCGAGAATCTCCGGTTCAACGCTGGAGAGACGAGCAAGGACGACGCTGAGCGTGGTGCGTTCGCGCAACAGCTTGCAATGCTCGGAGACGCCCTCGTCTCCGACGGCTTTGGGGTCGTGCACCGCCGCCAGGCGAGCGTCACAGATCTCGCAGAGCTGTTGCCCAGTGCGGCGGGGCGCCTCGTCGCCGCTGAGCTTGAGGTGCTTCGGCGCCTCACGGACACCCCGGAGCGCCCATACACGGTCGTGCTCGGCGGGTCGAAGGTCTCCGACAAGCTCGGCGTCATTTCCCACCTCCTCGAGCGCGTCGACACGTTGCTCATCGGCGGCGGAATGCTCTTCACGTTTCTTGCAGCACAGGGCCACCGTGTTGGAGCGAGCCTCCTGGAGGCCGATCAGCTCGACACGGTGCGCGGGTACCTCGCAGAGGCTGAACGGCGCGGTGTGCGGATCGTGCTGCCCACCGATATCGTCGTGGCCGGTGGGTTTGCCGCTGATGCCCCGCACGAGATTGTGCCTGCCGAAGCGATCGAGTCAGCACGCTTCGGCGCAAGCGGCCTCGGCCTCGACATCGGGCCGGACTCCGCCGCTGCGTTCGCCGCCGTGATCGCCGATTCGCAGACGGTCTTCTGGAACGGCCCCATGGGCGTGTTCGAAATGGAGGCGTTCGCTCACGGAACCCGTGCAGTCGCTCAGGCACTGACGGAGACGTCCGGGTTCACCGTGGTTGGCGGGGGAGACTCCGCGGCCGCCGTCCGCGCACTCGGCTTCGATGACACACAGTTTGGCCACATTTCAACGGGCGGCGGTGCGAGCCTTGAATTCCTTGAGGGCAAGGCCTTGCCCGGACTGGAGGTGCTCGCATGAGCGATGCAAACGATCCGACGACCCAACAGCGCGAGCCACTCCCGCTGACCACGCGCACACCGCTCATTGCGGGCAACTGGAAGATGAACCTGGATCACCTCCAGGCCATCGCGCTGGTACAGAAGCTCTCCTGGGCGCTCAAGGATGCACGCCACGATTACGGCGACACCGAAGTTGCGGTGTTCCCGCCCTTCACAGATCTTCGCTCAGTGCAGACCCTGCTCGCGGCTGACAAGCTGGCGCTCGTGCTCGGCGCCCAGGACCTGTCACCGCACGAGTCTGGCGCCTACACGGGGGACGTCTCAGGACAGATGCTCGCGAAGCTCGACGTGACGTACGCGCTTGTCGGCCATTCGGAGCGCCGTCACGGCCACAGCGAATCCGACGAGTTGGTCGGGGCCAAAACTCTGGCCGCCCACCGTGCCGGCCTCGTCCCGATGATCTGTGTCGGTGAGACGGCCGAAGACCTCGCCGAGCACGGCGCAGCAGCGATTCCGCTCGCACAGCTTGCCGCCGCTATTGCCCAGCTGCCCCAGGGTGCGACGTTCGTCGTGGCCTACGAGCCCGTCTGGGCGATCGGAAGCGGTCAGGCTGCGACTCCTGAGCAGGCTGAGGACGTGGCTCGCGCGATCCGTGAGGCGCTGCGGGATCTCCGTGACGACGAGACTGCCGCTGCCACACGGATCCTCTACGGCGGGTCAGTAACCAGCCAGAACGTCGCAGCATTCCTGAAGCAGCCGAACGTTGACGGCGCACTTGTCGGTGGGGCCAGCCTCAAGACCGATGAGTTCAGCCGTATCGTGCAGTTTCGGAAGCACGTTACTGCGGCCTGAGCCTGCCGCAACCCTGTTTCGCTTTTGCGCCGCTATACTGGACGCTGGCGCATCACGCCCTCAACCCCGGAAAGGTGATCTGCGTGCTTATTCTCAAGATCGCTCTGGTCGTCATTCTCGTGATCACGAGTCTGCTGCTTACCCTGTTCATCCTCTTGCACAAGGGACGTGGCGGTGGTCT
This window harbors:
- the tpiA gene encoding triose-phosphate isomerase, which translates into the protein MSDANDPTTQQREPLPLTTRTPLIAGNWKMNLDHLQAIALVQKLSWALKDARHDYGDTEVAVFPPFTDLRSVQTLLAADKLALVLGAQDLSPHESGAYTGDVSGQMLAKLDVTYALVGHSERRHGHSESDELVGAKTLAAHRAGLVPMICVGETAEDLAEHGAAAIPLAQLAAAIAQLPQGATFVVAYEPVWAIGSGQAATPEQAEDVARAIREALRDLRDDETAAATRILYGGSVTSQNVAAFLKQPNVDGALVGGASLKTDEFSRIVQFRKHVTAA